The sequence ataatcacaaagtaattattgagatTATGCTCGATTGATAATATTCTATCAAGAGTTTGAGTCCACTTTTCAATATGACATCATTTACcatatattaatagaaaaatgtaggattcttttgaaaaaaaatcagcttATGTAACGCTTTTCAACcgtttatataatatttttacgCTATTAATCAATTACAACCATATAATATGTTatgtgataaattttttattttttctttgtaaaatgtgCGCGTTTCTTGAAGTTGGTTATATTGGGTGAATTCTTCGTCCTAAAACTATCATCCATCAGTTCCAAGCTCTAATTTTATGTGGAAATTAGTAAGAGTCCTATAAACTTCAAGTGTCAATtggtaaataattttctgtGTGACAAACTATTGATATTTGTTGCACCGATAAGCTTTTATCGCATTGAGAACAAGACATTGTAATAGTTTGTAGCGTATATCATGCCCATTGGTTCAAATCTGTACAACAGACATTTCTTGATGTTTCGAAAAACTTTGCACCTATAGTTGAATTATTCGATCCGATTCTGGAACGTATTTACTtgaaaatagtgataaaaaCGATCTCATCTTGAACCGATAAAACTACTATcaaggaaaattttttaatcactaTCAGAATTTGAGGTTACTGAATACAAACTAGTTGTTTTTGTTGTGTGTAGATAGTAAAATGAATGTGATGGTTTTACCTGAATTATTTGCGAAGCATGTTAATTTTACAAGTATACATTCGGTGTATCTcttaaacaaatataaacatttaattaaatggaaaaataatccATCAATTATGGAATTTGGTTTTGGAGATGGCGGTACTTCGGCTGCCGCATTACAACCACTCATTCCACATGATTGTAAGGAGTTTATAGCTGCAGATGTCTCCCAACAAATGGTCAAGTATGCAGAGCAGAATGCGAAATTACCAGAAAGGGGGAAAATTATACAATTCAATATTAGTGCGCAAGATATTCCATTGGAATTTCAAAATCGATTTGATCATATTTTTAGCTTCTTCACGTTCCACTGTATACCAAAAATTAGCGCGAGGTAAGAGAAATTTGACTCTTGTcgtaaaaactatcaaattatattcCGAAATGAATCCTATTTGAGTCTCAACACACTCTCATGTCAAGCGTATCAAACGTAAAGTATTTTTCATCATCTTCTTATTATTATCATGTTTTTCTACGAAGAAAGTCCAAATAACTCAATCATAGTGCACTGATGTGAATTACAGCATCACTTTGGATTTTATTCATCatctattatataatataacaaagtttcttcaacatttcagCGGTGATGACGCACATTCCTGCTCAGGCTCTTTCTGTTCACAGCACTATACTTCCAAGTATTACCACCCCTAGGGCTCCGTATTTTCTTGTACAGGCTGTGCAGCTCGATGAATCTTAATGTTTGAATCTGTGGTACTTTTCGAAGTATCCGTTTCCATAGAGAATCTTTGTTACGTAGTAATTTACATCTGCGTGAGGACGGTTAAGTCAACTATCCATGTACGAATTTACTCGAggcatttgacatttgacaacgaTCTATACTGTTTTTATGCTAATTTCTTTTGAACTCACTGATTTGATATAACATACGACAGTTTactttctgtttcaaaaatatttttattacgatTTATACTAACTATTggtttatttgattatttaatttgTATCACAGCCaatcggcttgttacgtttttaaacaaacattttgaataatccTTTGTGCACGTATtatggcacagtagtcacttcggatttattctttattcattCCAACTTCCAAACTtctatactgaatacactatttacaTCACCACttcaccaacacttacaattaaaGTGTCTGATGAGcctttcgataaccaagtctctgaagacgataacttggttatcgaaacgcgcgtcagacggCGTAATCGTAATTTTTGGTgtagtgttggtgtaaacagtgtattcggtgtgaatatcgccaacggtttcagaaattaaaatttagttccaaaccagtttttgaaaaaattaatttgttatcgacctgtaaattcaaatgaaattgcTTGCATAGTTCGTGGTACGAAAATATTTGACTTCTTCATAAGTTATTGTTGAATCATATTCCCACAGATATAATTTGGATCCTTTGGACAAATTGCGCACACTAATAGTGTGATTAactaatttttcaacataattaacTCCTACAACAATCGACAGGAACAATTCATCTTCTATAGTAGTATTGACAATGAATAACTACCGCGCATGCTCGAAACTGTCATCGCTGCGCTATTACTGATAGAATAGAAACTTACATTGtgatactgaatacactgtctacaccaatactcacaattatactgtctgacgcgcgtttctataaccaagttatctgtCAGTTTATCTGTCAACtgtcagtttaccttcagtctctgaagatgataacatTGACAATGAAATTGACAATATTATCGTAATTAAATATCGtggaatattatttgaattcttAAACTTTGTCTTAAATTCAATAActaatttttagataaaaataagtttgcgtatagattaaattaataaatattacgagggttgttactcaagttttgagatagacaaataaaaacaaatatttataattggaaatcATTGAGGTACAAAACAAGGACTTCAAAGCGGATGATCAATTGATTCGTTGTTTTGAGTGttgaaaaccgtttttttaaTGTGTGGGAGCTCGCATTGTTGTGGTGAAGAATAATTCGTATTATTTGGCGAACACTTGCTTCGAAGTTATATTTTggagcaccgcgattgaattttttcaatgtttctttccaccaatcgacacgagcttgtTTTTGAACGATTGTCAAATAATGCAGTCACAATGCTTAAGTAGCAAGTAGCAACAGATTATCTTACATTTCTTGATAATAAAATGCGGGTCGTTTTAATTCCAATGCGATTATTGTaatcttgtttatatttttatatacatttcgCCGGATCATAacaagtattttatattattttcgatttttacagACGTgtaaaattgatgataaatttaatgaaaacaacaacaaataaacAAGCGTCGTACATATACAATTACTTGGTAATTGCAAATATTGTTAATTACGAATGCTAAAAAAATCTTGTTCAGAATCCCTTGGAACTGCAGTTCACTTTGTTAAATCATAATGGATTCGCGAGGaataaaatgttgtatataCTACGGAAATTACTGGATGTTAATCCTTGTGAAAACATATTTTCCCCCGATagttaaaagtataaatatttagtatatttacttatttatggtataaataattagatttaATTTATCTCAATCGTAGTAATGCATTTAACAACGTTTACAAAATGTTAAAACCGGGAGGTCAAACTTTTCACGTCTTTCTTGAACCCACACCTTTGGATGATATTTTCTATGAGATGTCGAAACATTCAAAATGGGGAAAATATGGACAAGAATCTATGTTGTCACCTTActattttcaatcaaatcaaCAGGATGGTTGTAAAAGAGATCTAGTTAACGCGGGATTTGTAGATATTGAAATGAGATTAGAAGAATTCGTTCATGAATTTCCTCACGAGGAAGCTTGGAAGGGTAAGTTGTTATAGCGGGATCTTCAGTTAATTCACAACTGtatgatttttttagaaaattacatTGCAGTGAATGCAGCTTATTCGTTTATACCACTTGAAGAGAAAGAAgaatacaaaaagtattttttccagcaaataaaagaaaaagtaataatcaataatgaagatgatgatcgatTTCCCAGGATAAAACATTCTATATTTGTAGTTTCTGcgaaaaaatagcaattttacaatttatcacattgaaaaagtattattaattGTTGTTATGTATGatcaattatttatatcgaatttatttcttaacgtttttgtaaatatttccaaatacaCATTTGTTTATGCAAAATATAAGGTTTAAATGTGGTTCCAGTTCAGAGATCTACCTGTAATTGTGAAAGTTTTGATTAAAATAGTTTCACATTTTCATAATGAAACTATTTTTGctataattgaaatgaaactgCTACTTTGAATTGATGATATTGCctttaaatatatgaatattaaaattgaagaatcCTCTACATAATTGGACGAATTTGATCCGGGACTTGCTGCAATAAATTCGAGTAGATAACGTGAAACTAATACTGTGacattattacaattttctCATACTTCCTGAAGACTTatgcggctcatgcccaatggttaacaatcctcaacttttacagggacaacctgtacaatctaaagatagcaaaagagaatttttcaaacatttcttggaTACCTAATGAATAAATGTATAAACATAATATCGAAGATAATATTACTAGCACGAGGAAAAACTTTAAAGAGTTTGATAATCATTTTTCATCTGATAAACTCCTACGTGATATTCGATTTGCAAATTTCTAGCAACTTCATTCGTTAATGTTAGtttgtcaatattttcaaaaccagtcatcaataattgaaatttcaatatggTGGGTATGCATTTGGTTTGGCTTCTAACCCGTCAGAAGGTACTTTTGCATGATCGGTCTATTTTGACGGAAAGTTACGCGGGTCTTACTGTATCTAGAATCCTTTATACATATGATTTGAAATTCATCCtagattccaaaaatgttgCGAAAAATAGAAAGTCTTTTAAAAAAACACGACAGCTGGGATCCATTTCTGGTAACTGATAGTTGAAACTCCTACAGCagtttttgatataaagttGAAGtggtatatatttaaaaacaaagtttcatGGTTCAATATTCTTCAATATCAAATCTagtttattcattattcaaaataatgctTCCCCTTCCAAGaataaaaatccatttaaaacaatttcagggttatatcataattaataaattatttcttataatgaTGAAGATATCAAAGACGATCTGTAGATGATGCTAGTCAGTTGGGCGATGGAGATGCTCAAAATTCTGGAATTGATTCTGAAATTCTGCTGAAAAAAATGGTACAAAACCAAAAAACTGACAGGATATGTGATCTGAATGttttatatcgattttattAAGAATAATTTGGTACTGATCCGTTAATTTGAGTAACAAACCGCTTGCATTCCCCTGAATTATGCTGTGATATAGTCCAAATGAaacctcgtttctgagttaaaGGCCTTTAAAGCaacgaaatcagaacttatattcaagtatattttctagAGTTTACATTCGAACATAATGAATTCTTCATAGATGAAGACCAGCGGCTCATGcctaatggttaacaatccgtaattTTTACAGGGACAAACTGTACAATATAATGATAGCaacatttttcaattccttCGTTTgtctcgataaaatttatggttgtGGAGAAATGTAGATCATTGTACTGTttgccataaagaaacattctgaagaaaattatcataaattgtaattatttattgaaaacgaGGAGTCctatgtgaaattttttttctatttcatagcATTATTTACACGTTATACATTTCCACTTTTTGTAACcacattatataaatatatattatttgaataagaaagaagaaattacGAGTGTCGTCCAAGTGTATACAAAGAACAGACATCGTATaagaacataattaaaaaaattgataatcgttgaaaaaatatttaaacgaaaaaaaaactgtcgacgtaaaaataaacgtttacTATTCAAATCTTCATAATAGCTATTAGATAGAGAtatgataacttttttctaatttgattttacaaattgTCGTTAACATGtgtaaaacaatattaatataacCAATATTCATACATATGTcgaatattatggttgcgttcagaaattcaatttgtgacaaaacttgaGATTTATCATtctacatatagttggttgtcaactgtcaaatattatggttgcgcacagaaatttaatttatgacAAAACTAGAGATTATCATTCTACATAAAGTTgtttgtcaactgtcaaatattatggttacgttcagaaatttaatttgtgacaaaactagAGATTTATCATTCTACATATAGTAatttgtcaactgtcaaatattatggttgcgttcagaaattcaatttgtgacaaaacttgaGATTTATCATtctacatatagttggttgtcaactgtcaactatTATGGTTGCGcacagaaatttaatttatgacAAAACTAGAGATTATCATTCTACATAAAGTTgtttgtcaactgtcaaatattatggttacgttcagaaatttaatttgtgacaaaactagAGATTTATCATTCTACATATAGTAatttgtcaactgtcaaatattatggttgcgttcagaaattcaatttgtgacaaaacttgaGATTTATCATtctacatatagttggttgtcaactgtcaaatattatggttgcgcacagaaatttaatttatgacAAAACTAGAGATTATCATTCTACATAAAGTTgtttgtcaactgtcaaatattatggttacgttcagaaatttaatttgtgacaaaactagAGATTTATCATTCTACATATAGTAatttgtcaactgtcaaatattatggttgcgttcagaaatttaatttgtgagaAAACTAGAGATTTATCATtctacatatagttggttgtcaactgtcaaatattatggttgcgcacagaaatttaatttatgacAAAACTTGCGATTcatcaatctacatatagttggttgtcaactgtcaaatattatggttgcgcacagaaatttaatttgtgacaaaactagAGATTTATCATTCTACATATAGTAatttgtcaactgtcaaatattatggttgcgttcagaaatttaatttgtgagaAAACTAGAGATTTATCATtctacatatagttggttgtcaactgtcaaatattatggttgcgcacagaaatttaatttatgacAAAACTTGCGATTcatcaatctacatatagttggttgtcaactgtcaaatattatggttgcgcacagaaatttaatttgtgacaaaactagAGATTTATCATTCTACATATAGTTgtttgtcaactgtcaaatattatggttgcgcacagaaatttaatttatgaaaaaactagAGATTATCATTCTACATAAAGTTgtttgtcaactgtcaaatattatggttacgttcagaaatttaatttgtgacaaaactagAGATTTATCATTCTACATATAGTAatttgtcaactgtcaaatattatggttgcgttcagaaattcaatttgtgacaaaacttgaGATTTATCATtctacatatagttggttgtcaactgtcaaatattatggttgcgcacagaaatttaatttatgacAAAACTAGAGATTATCATTCTACATAAAGTTgtttgtcaactgtcaaatattatggttacgttcagaaattcaatttgtgacaaaactagAGATTTATCATTCTACATATAGTAatttgtcaactgtcaaatattatggttacgttcagaaatttaatttgtgacaaaactagAGATTTATCATTCTACATATAGTAatttgtcaactgtcaaatattatggttgcgttcagaaattcaatttgtgacaaaacttgaGATTTATCATTCTACATATAGTTgtttgtcaactgtcaaatattatggttgcgcacagaaatttaatttatgaaaaaactagAGATTTATCATtctacatatagttggttgtcaactgtcaaatattatggttgcgttcagaaattcaatttgtgacaaaacttgaGATTTATCATtctacatatagttggttgtcaactgtcaaatattatggttgcgcacagaaatttaatttgtgacaaaactagAGATTTATCATTCTACATATAGTAatttgtcaactgtcaaatattatggttacgttcagaaatttaatttgtgacaaaactagAGATTTATCATTCTACATATAGTAatttgtcaactgtcaaatattatggttgcgttcagaaattcaatttgtgacaaaacttgaGATTTATCATTCTACATATAGTTgtttgtcaactgtcaaatattatggttgcgcacagaaatttaatttatgaaaaaactagAGATTTATCATtctacatatagttggttgtcaaatgtgaaatattatggttgcgttcaggaAATTGTGAACgcttaaaattaaatataattctaGGCCAAAATTAGAGAAATCAGTTCAGCCGTTCTCGAGTTTTAGCGAGTTTAACGAACAGCAAttaatctatatataaatataaatagtctTACTTTTAAAATGAAACAGATCTCGTTACAATCAAACTTCAGTACTTTTCATTATTCGTATAAAGTTTCTAGCACGCTCCTTCAACAAACTACTAATGTGATTGGTACTTCAAATACCAACCAAGTTTTGTTTACATCTACCAACCTCCTTGCATACTAATTTAATTATTCGGAACAAACGGAACTTTGAAAATCTTGTTTCCACTTTCTCATATCGTATAGTTCATTTGAATACTGTTTGCAAATCAATCATAAATAgtataatttccaataaaaacgtgaattttaataattactaattattatttaaaaatgaaggtCACGTTGGAAACTACGTTTatgatttattgtcaaaaagcGAAATAGATTCGATgaagtttttttctattgatagcACTCCGAtttcagaaaaatatgaatGCGTTTGGTAGGATGAAAATGTCGTTAATATGCCCTGTCGACTTGGGCGTTGTGCAATATTCAACAGCTGGTATATTTCCGTCAAAACCTTTTTTAGGTTTTTATCTGTTATGAATACTAAAAACGGCAAAATACCGCGTCATTCATGTCATCGCGCTCATAAATTAATGAAAGTTTGCTTTTAAATGTTACACTGTCCAACATagtatgaaatatgaaatttttatcagaatatttttgggaaaattaATGAACGAATGATTTGAAATTCGTATAATTTGAATACTCTAAAATTGGACTATTTTAATAACGTTTCTCAGCTTTACAATCAATCTGTACCTATACCTAGAACATTTTACAAGATTCTACATCTTATTTTTCTGAttccaaaatacatagactCCTCCGAAAGGTAACAATTTTGGGATTCTTGTAACCCAATTTCCTATGTGTTTCTACTTTAAAGTACTCAAGGTTCCCAAGGGTGGCTCGCAGAATCTGAAATTGTGATCCTCTACTATGCCCATAGTGTTAAAATCATCAGTAGAAGCTCCTCAGTTCAGTTCATTATTGATAAGGCATCTGGTAAGGCTCTAGTACGGTTCTGATCCGAGGTACAGAGTCGTTGCCTCTTTTATAACAAGACTGCCTACTGCCTCATTTCCTTGTATACTCTGGTGGCATGGAAGCCTCATTGGAGTTAGTTTTCTGTGTTTTAGGGCTTTAAAGTTTGCAGTCCCACACAAGTTATAAATCTTCTGGATTATCTTGGGCCTGGAGTGCTTCTTCAGTAAGACTCCATCTTATTCTTCAGCTATTTGTTCAGTTCATTATTGATAGAGCATCTGATGAGGCTACAGTGGCATGGAAGCCTAATTAgagtttctttgtttttgttatctAGTGCTTTCATATTTCGTTTGCACTCCCGCACTAGTTTGGAGGTACACTCGATAGTTTTCAGGACCTTCAAAGCTACTTGGAGAATGTAGATGTGCTTTTCAGGAAGGTTTCTATCCAATGTTTCTAGAAGCACGAAAAGCTTGTATATTGATCCAGAAATGCTCAGTCCAGTTCCTTGCTTGTGGAAGATTTTCATAATCCCATGATTGGCGGTCGTTAATTAACATTTCGAATGGGGTATCTTTGACCAACATGCAGCTAAGGATTATTAGCTGCATAGGGCTTTCGTACATCAACTATTCACTTTTTTCTAGTTGTTGAAAAGAAGtggtatattgaaaaaatctgcTGAATCATTACTAACATATCAAATATAACGAAAGAGCACTCAAGTTGTCTCTGAAGATGGCG comes from Diorhabda carinulata isolate Delta chromosome 8, icDioCari1.1, whole genome shotgun sequence and encodes:
- the LOC130897003 gene encoding juvenile hormone acid O-methyltransferase-like, with amino-acid sequence MNVMVLPELFAKHVNFTSIHSVYLLNKYKHLIKWKNNPSIMEFGFGDGGTSAAALQPLIPHDCKEFIAADVSQQMVKYAEQNAKLPERGKIIQFNISAQDIPLEFQNRFDHIFSFFTFHCIPKISASNAFNNVYKMLKPGGQTFHVFLEPTPLDDIFYEMSKHSKWGKYGQESMLSPYYFQSNQQDGCKRDLVNAGFVDIEMRLEEFVHEFPHEEAWKENYIAVNAAYSFIPLEEKEEYKKYFFQQIKEKVIINNEDDDRFPRIKHSIFVVSAKK